A genomic stretch from Xiphophorus maculatus strain JP 163 A chromosome 16, X_maculatus-5.0-male, whole genome shotgun sequence includes:
- the LOC102231357 gene encoding transcription factor AP-4, with the protein MEYFMVSAQKVPPLQHFRKTEKEVIGGLCSLANIPLTPETARDQERRIRREIANSNERRRMQSINAGFQSLKTLIPHSDGEKLSKAAILQQTAEYIFTLEQEKTRLLQQNSQLKRIIQELSGSSPKRRRAEEKDEGIGSPDILEEEKTEDLRREMIELRQQLEKERTVRMMLEDQMRSLDAQLYPEKLKAIAQQVQEQQVQTQSLVRLQKQLERDLTPAHSPQVLAPATPPAPTHHATVIVPAPAQTPQPHHVTVVTMGPTSVINSVSTSRQNLDTIVQAIQHIEGTQGKGFEEEQRRAVIVSSGRILSDAAGSDTASNSDGPDDCSLP; encoded by the exons ATGGAGTATTTCATGGTTTCAGCTCAGAAGGTGCCCCCGCTGCAACATTTCAGGAAAACGGAGAAAGAAGTGATTGGTGGTCTCTGTAG TCTGGCCAACATTCCTCTGACCCCAGAAACAGCCCGGGACCAAGAGAGGCGAATTCGCAGGGAGATTGCCAACAGCAACGAGCGTCGGCGTATGCAGAGCATCAATGCTGGATTCCAGTCACTTAAAACACTCATCCCACACAGCGATGGGGAGAAGCTCAGCAAG GCTGCAATCTTGCAACAGACGGCAGAGTACATCTTCACTTTGGAGCAGGAGAAGACGCGGCTATTGCAGCAAAACAGTCAGCTGAAGCGGATCATTCAG gaGTTAAGTGGCTCGTCCCCGAAGAGGAGACGGGCGGAGGAGAAAGATGAAGGGATCGGCTCTCCAGACatcctggaggaggagaagactGAGGATCTGAGGAGGGAGATGATTGAGCTGaggcagcagctggaaaagGAGCGCACAGTCAGGATGATGCTGGAGGATCAG ATGCGCTCCCTGGACGCTCAGCTGTACCCAGAGAAGCTGAAGGCGATCGCCCAGCAGGTCCAGGAACAACAAGTCCAGACGCAGAGTCTTGTTCGCCTGCAGAAGCAGCTAGAGAGGGACCTCACTCCAGCACACAGCCCTCAG GTGTTGGCTCCTGCTACCCCGCCCGCACCCACACATCATGCCACAGTCATCGTTCCTGCGCCCGCACAAACTCCCCAGCCCCATCATGTTACCGTGGTAACCATGGGCCCAACATCGGTTATTAATTCCGTGTCCACATCTCGGCAGAACCTGGACACCATCGTTCAA GCAATCCAGCACATTGAGGGCACCCAGGGGAAGGGTTttgaggaggagcagaggagggcGGTCATCGTCAGCTCGGGGCGCATCCTCTCCGACGCTGCGGGCTCAGACACGGCCTCCAACAGCGACGGACCCGACGACTGCTCGCTGCCTTGA